A genomic window from Manduca sexta isolate Smith_Timp_Sample1 chromosome 5, JHU_Msex_v1.0, whole genome shotgun sequence includes:
- the LOC115450253 gene encoding repetitive proline-rich cell wall protein, whose protein sequence is MKFTVVLVASLAVVAFAKEEAPKAVEEKKQEKRGIHDFGSYGGHGGFGGGDEGHSFGGHEGISLGGHEGGHGFGGEGFSFGGHGGGDLGGYGGGGGDWKPIASEDHGHHHHHHEHVKTIEVVKKVPVPYTVEKHVPYTVEKKVPYEVKVPYPQPYTVEKKVPVTVKEYIKYPVYVPEPYTVEKKVPYEVKIPVDKPYEVKVKVPTPYTVEKKVPYEVKVPVPQPYTVEKKVPVPVKYEVKVPQPYEVVKKVPYEVKVPVDKPYNVYVPKPYPVTVEKPYPVTVHKPVPYEVKVPVDKPYKVEVEKPYPVPVKVPVPKPYEVIRKVPYTVEKKVPYEVKVPIDKPYPVYKEVQVPLVKEVPYPVKVHVPYYIKKEEEHHHEHYDHGHHEDHHHGWH, encoded by the exons ATGAAGTTCACG GTTGTTTTAGTGGCATCCTTGGCGGTGGTCGCCTTTGCCAAGGAGGAGGCACCGAAGGCTGTCGAAGAGAAGAAACAAGAGAAGAGAGGTATCCACGACTTCGGCTCTTACGGAGGTCACGGAGGGTTCGGCGGCGGAGATGAGGGACATAGTTTTGGCGGACATGAAGGTATAAGCCTTGGAGGACATGAAGGAGGTCACGGCTTCGGAGGCGAAGGTTTCAGCTTCGGTGGACACGGAGGCGGTGACTTGGGAGGCTACGGCGGTGGTGGTGGCGACTGGAAGCCCATTGCCAGCGAAGACCAtggccatcatcaccatcaCCACGAGCACGTCAAGACTATTGAAGTTGTAAAGAAGGTCCCAGTGCCGTATACCGTAGAGAAACATGTACCTTACACCGTTGAgaagaaagtgccttatgaagTGAAAGTGCCGTACCCGCAGCCCTACACCGTCGAAAAGAAAGTCCCCGTGACAGTGAAGGAGTACATCAAGTACCCTGTCTACGTTCCTGAGCCTTACACAGTTGAGAAGAAGGTGCCTTATGAAGTCAAAATCCCCGTTGATAAGCCATACGAAGTCAAGGTAAAAGTACCTACTCCTTACACGGTAGAgaagaaagtgccttatgaagTCAAAGTGCCAGTTCCCCAGCCCTACACTGTTGAGAAGAAGGTCCCAGTTCCAGTCAAATACGAAGTTAAGGTGCCCCAACCCTACGAAGTTGTTAAGAAGGTGCCTTATGAAGTCAAAGTGCCGGTCGACAAACCCTACAACGTATACGTGCCTAAACCTTACCCAGTCACCGTCGAGAAACCTTACCCAGTAACCGTTCACAAACCCGTTCCTTATGAAGTCAAGGTCCCAGTCGACAAGCCCTACAAGGTTGAGGTTGAGAAACCTTACCCAGTTCCAGTTAAGGTCCCCGTTCCCAAGCCTTACGAGGTCATCAGGAAGGTACCTTACACCGTTGAAAAGAAAGTACCTTATGAAGTCAAAGTACCTATTGACAAGCCTTACCCCGTGTACAAAGAAGTCCAGGTACCTCTTGTGAAGGAGGTCCCTTACCCTGTCAAGGTCCACGTCCCATACTACATTAAGAAAGAGGAAGAACATCACCATGAGCACTATGACCATGGCCACCATGAAGACCACCACCACGGTTGGCATTGA